One region of Tumebacillus amylolyticus genomic DNA includes:
- a CDS encoding Shedu anti-phage system protein SduA domain-containing protein, producing MQSNTQQHANRYTKITLDIDALDTQIKQYEQLLIKNEGGVLHEQVDILPFFKRSAPLLSCLIPSWNSWATGPYLYRFELPLYGQMRPDLTVLNGDTIYFIEFEDALPSSIFSGKKLERDFADRYNHGFSQITDWFWRVEYMNPTDKNAWFGQFQNLKLKGILVIGRDRFIQDSNELARLQWRSNRVLVDSKAIEVVTYDTLLTSFKGYQAGILDAAAMRSQVQKT from the coding sequence TTGCAGTCTAATACCCAACAACATGCGAACCGATATACAAAAATCACATTGGATATAGACGCACTCGACACCCAAATCAAACAGTACGAGCAATTGCTTATCAAAAACGAAGGCGGGGTGTTGCATGAACAAGTCGACATCTTGCCTTTTTTCAAAAGATCGGCTCCACTTCTGTCCTGCTTAATCCCTTCATGGAACTCCTGGGCCACCGGGCCCTATTTATATAGATTCGAACTGCCTCTTTACGGGCAGATGAGGCCTGATCTTACCGTTCTCAATGGAGATACGATCTATTTTATAGAATTCGAAGACGCGTTGCCCTCCAGTATTTTTTCTGGCAAAAAACTAGAACGTGACTTCGCTGACCGCTACAATCATGGATTCAGCCAAATCACCGACTGGTTCTGGCGTGTGGAATACATGAATCCCACCGACAAAAACGCATGGTTCGGTCAGTTCCAAAACCTAAAGCTCAAGGGAATTCTCGTCATCGGTCGAGACCGATTTATTCAGGACTCCAACGAACTCGCCCGATTGCAATGGAGAAGCAATCGAGTTCTCGTAGATTCAAAAGCAATCGAAGTTGTTACCTATGACACCTTGCTCACTTCTTTCAAAGGGTACCAAGCAGGCATCCTCGACGCAGCCGCAATGCGCTCTCAAGTCCAAAAAACCTAA
- the ybaK gene encoding Cys-tRNA(Pro) deacylase, with protein MKTTACRILDTMKIRYTLHEYTVNEDELDAVTVAHKVGLPPEQVYKTLVLRGDKTGVVMCCIPGNGELDLKALASVSGNKKVEMVPVKDIQGLTGYIRGGVSPLGVKKRYPFYLEAAAQELDVLSISAGKRGLQIFLSGTDLSRATDAKLVNITR; from the coding sequence ATGAAAACGACGGCGTGCCGGATTTTGGACACGATGAAGATTCGCTATACGTTGCATGAATACACGGTGAACGAAGACGAACTCGATGCGGTGACCGTGGCGCACAAAGTAGGATTGCCTCCGGAGCAGGTGTACAAGACGCTGGTTCTGCGCGGGGACAAGACCGGGGTGGTCATGTGTTGCATTCCGGGCAACGGCGAGCTCGATTTGAAAGCCCTCGCGAGCGTCTCCGGCAACAAAAAAGTCGAGATGGTCCCCGTCAAGGACATCCAAGGTCTCACCGGATACATTCGCGGCGGCGTTTCGCCCTTGGGCGTGAAGAAACGCTATCCGTTCTACCTCGAAGCAGCCGCGCAAGAGCTCGACGTCCTCTCCATCTCCGCCGGCAAACGCGGTCTGCAAATCTTCCTCAGCGGCACAGACCTTTCCCGCGCGACGGATGCCAAACTCGTCAACATCACACGATAA
- a CDS encoding glycosyl hydrolase family 18 protein, producing MREPITYTVKSGDNLFALAQKYHTTPEGIIRLNRLSSMNLDVGQKLKIPVYTEAVVTGDHVNIHNVPGVKGIVMAQMDRGARLPVTGGDSEWLQVRLWNNRIGWISREFVTLVPHGGEKPLTEILGFFTEREGPTLPSSDADFRKNVAQMSDIAMFHFRIDREKSTEVEKFYEFTDDYMREVVQFGHRHNIRMLPIIHNLLYERGNQNVNKDVIRAMLATPQTRAAFINHVIEVVRRYGFDGAHIDFEDVHYEDRFKLSDFYREMGRAMHAQKLYFVVSTPSRSSDQPTNPFSAPFDYAVIGESADEFVAMLYNEHGWPGSGPGPVVSIGWMETVLRYARTKMPAHKVTAAVSVFGFDFNLTAKRNTYVTYGMAMDLAKKYDQDIIFDEKTQTPMFRYTDAKGDKHEVWFENAASIRAKVNLADRLGVRGLALWRLGMEDPGIWPMLAADFVVRKSVY from the coding sequence ATGCGTGAGCCTATCACTTACACCGTCAAATCAGGAGACAATCTGTTCGCCCTCGCTCAGAAATACCATACAACACCCGAAGGAATCATCCGCTTGAATCGACTGAGTTCCATGAACTTGGATGTCGGGCAGAAATTGAAGATTCCCGTCTATACCGAAGCGGTCGTCACCGGAGACCATGTGAACATTCACAACGTGCCGGGCGTGAAGGGAATTGTGATGGCCCAGATGGACCGCGGGGCGCGGTTGCCTGTCACCGGGGGAGACAGCGAGTGGCTGCAAGTTCGTTTGTGGAACAATCGCATCGGGTGGATCTCCCGCGAATTCGTGACGCTCGTCCCGCACGGGGGAGAAAAACCGTTGACGGAGATTCTCGGGTTCTTCACCGAGCGGGAAGGGCCGACGCTTCCGAGTTCGGATGCAGATTTCCGAAAAAACGTAGCGCAGATGTCAGACATTGCGATGTTCCATTTCCGCATCGACCGAGAGAAGTCGACGGAGGTCGAGAAGTTCTACGAATTCACCGACGACTACATGCGCGAAGTGGTGCAGTTTGGGCATCGACACAACATTCGGATGCTCCCGATCATCCACAACCTGCTCTACGAACGCGGCAACCAGAACGTCAACAAAGACGTCATCCGCGCGATGCTCGCCACGCCGCAGACCCGCGCCGCTTTTATCAACCATGTGATTGAAGTCGTGCGGCGCTACGGCTTTGACGGGGCGCATATCGACTTTGAAGATGTGCATTACGAAGACCGCTTCAAGCTCTCGGATTTCTACCGAGAAATGGGGCGTGCCATGCACGCGCAGAAGCTGTACTTCGTCGTCTCCACGCCGTCGCGCTCGTCCGATCAGCCGACGAACCCGTTCTCCGCACCGTTTGACTATGCGGTGATCGGCGAATCGGCCGACGAGTTCGTCGCGATGCTGTACAACGAGCACGGCTGGCCGGGCAGCGGACCGGGGCCGGTGGTTTCGATCGGCTGGATGGAAACGGTCTTGCGCTACGCCAGGACCAAGATGCCTGCGCACAAAGTCACGGCGGCGGTCTCGGTGTTCGGTTTCGACTTCAACCTGACCGCCAAGCGCAACACGTACGTCACGTACGGCATGGCGATGGACCTCGCGAAGAAATACGACCAAGACATCATCTTTGACGAAAAAACGCAGACCCCGATGTTCCGCTACACCGATGCCAAGGGCGACAAGCACGAAGTCTGGTTCGAAAACGCCGCGAGCATCCGCGCCAAAGTCAATCTCGCAGACCGTCTCGGCGTGCGGGGCTTGGCGTTGTGGCGACTCGGCATGGAAGACCCCGGCATCTGGCCGATGCTGGCAGCGGACTTTGTGGTGCGCAAGAGCGTGTATTAA
- a CDS encoding S-layer homology domain-containing protein, which yields MNKHWKKWLITTIVLTTAVAPNAYTSAHASTGATFGDLQQAKVNKQEAIQQAAELGLISGDPNGQFRPTDSVTREELAVLISRALKLQPGKDGSFADVSSNLYGQTYIQAMQAAGLMAGDEDHKFRPSDSITREELATVLVRVMDGLKIQGGTAGSVSDNGQVSGWAQDYVDSALRLKLVPTDGAAFNPQGNVQRQDIVDVLLDLFQPKQKTATINSVSGDLVTIDGVPYLATGSLKKLLSENNAAALTGAKIQFDTMTRGINQLGEMSIVQSGDADHPLNLDLGGATLNGPLTISGDHVAITGTASISELVLDGAAKSVKVDANVNKLNVKADHAVDLQGKGKVGELLVSNDKASLSLGKDVKIDKLTLPDNTDPSKVISNYTDVVGQIGKVNDHEPPKPEPKPTPAPTPVNHKPVVDQSVEPIEVTLGDDLNAIPLSQVFSDPDHDKLTYEVSTSDADTVGFELTGVALHLYPHQAGTATITITAKDTSGASVQTKFTVTVKNPVTPPVNNAPTIANQIANQTVTFGEGIAPISLATAFQDDEDDLTLTVDSDNLSVVNPTIDAQNNLILNPLADGTATITIHANDGHNDPVDMTFTLTVNAATPSNVAPTVVGSLVDKTIMFGDTIAPISVAGLFADADGDDLTLTADTEVAGVATLSIDAQTNLLSITPIAAGTTKVSVTADDGHGHTAETKFILTINEAPAANHAPTTVGSLADQTYTLGDTVDAIEVAGYFQDEDQDVLHYQVNSDHPEIATATVSDSGQLSITPVGAGTATFTLTASDEVNGNAPATLTFTVTVNPAVTKSAFISEANWGADFNQAFEIYNPTNAPISFDSIRLVWDGGEYTPGSGGGGGIPGFAPSSVPTEIPAGGTMVFADALGDQYENAPNFILASFGFDIETLDAFPVSLYIDGVLVDTILYTPHQTLKRNTSTTHGETTYDSSQWTVAGEADVTDLGSFPTAP from the coding sequence TTGAATAAGCATTGGAAAAAGTGGTTGATCACGACGATTGTTCTGACGACAGCGGTGGCACCGAATGCATATACATCTGCACATGCAAGCACGGGGGCGACTTTTGGGGACTTGCAGCAGGCGAAAGTCAACAAGCAAGAAGCGATTCAACAAGCGGCTGAACTCGGCCTGATCTCCGGCGATCCGAACGGGCAGTTCCGCCCGACCGATTCGGTGACCCGCGAAGAGTTGGCGGTGCTGATCTCTCGTGCTCTGAAATTGCAACCGGGCAAGGACGGTTCTTTTGCAGATGTGTCGAGCAATTTGTACGGACAAACGTATATCCAAGCGATGCAAGCGGCCGGACTGATGGCGGGGGACGAGGACCACAAGTTCCGTCCGAGCGATTCGATTACTCGTGAAGAACTGGCGACCGTATTGGTTCGTGTGATGGACGGTTTGAAGATCCAAGGCGGGACCGCAGGGTCTGTCTCTGACAACGGACAAGTCAGCGGCTGGGCGCAAGACTATGTAGATTCGGCTCTGCGTCTCAAACTGGTTCCGACCGACGGAGCTGCGTTCAACCCGCAAGGCAACGTGCAACGTCAAGACATCGTCGACGTCTTGCTCGACCTCTTCCAACCGAAGCAGAAAACGGCGACGATCAATTCGGTCAGCGGAGATCTCGTGACGATTGACGGCGTTCCGTACTTGGCGACGGGCTCTCTCAAGAAACTGCTCAGCGAGAACAACGCAGCGGCTTTGACGGGGGCGAAGATTCAATTCGATACGATGACCCGCGGGATCAATCAACTCGGCGAGATGTCGATTGTACAAAGCGGCGACGCAGACCATCCGCTGAACCTCGACTTGGGAGGAGCTACGCTGAACGGCCCGCTGACGATCTCGGGCGACCACGTGGCGATTACGGGAACGGCTTCGATTTCAGAGCTGGTGCTGGACGGTGCAGCCAAGTCTGTGAAAGTTGATGCCAACGTAAACAAGTTGAACGTCAAGGCAGACCATGCGGTTGATCTGCAAGGCAAGGGCAAAGTCGGCGAACTTCTCGTAAGCAACGACAAAGCATCCCTCAGCCTTGGCAAGGACGTGAAAATTGACAAGCTCACCCTGCCGGACAACACCGACCCCTCCAAAGTGATCTCGAATTACACGGACGTCGTCGGACAAATCGGCAAAGTCAACGATCACGAGCCGCCGAAACCGGAGCCCAAGCCGACGCCTGCTCCGACCCCTGTCAATCATAAACCGGTGGTCGATCAGTCTGTAGAACCGATTGAAGTCACACTGGGCGACGACTTGAACGCGATCCCGCTGAGCCAAGTGTTCTCCGACCCGGATCATGACAAGTTGACCTACGAAGTCTCGACTTCTGACGCAGATACCGTTGGATTTGAGTTGACGGGCGTCGCTCTGCATCTCTATCCGCACCAAGCAGGGACGGCGACGATCACCATCACCGCCAAAGACACGTCAGGGGCTTCTGTGCAGACGAAATTCACCGTAACGGTAAAAAATCCGGTGACCCCGCCTGTCAACAACGCTCCGACCATCGCAAACCAAATTGCGAACCAAACGGTTACGTTCGGCGAGGGTATCGCTCCGATTTCGCTGGCGACCGCTTTCCAAGATGACGAAGACGACCTGACTTTGACGGTTGATTCGGACAATCTGTCGGTTGTGAATCCGACGATTGACGCGCAGAACAACTTGATTCTCAACCCGCTCGCAGACGGCACGGCGACGATTACCATCCATGCGAACGACGGTCACAATGACCCGGTCGACATGACGTTCACGCTGACGGTCAACGCTGCGACCCCGTCCAACGTGGCACCGACGGTTGTCGGATCGTTGGTTGACAAAACCATCATGTTTGGCGATACCATTGCTCCGATTTCGGTTGCAGGTCTGTTTGCAGATGCGGACGGCGATGATCTGACGCTGACGGCTGATACGGAAGTGGCAGGAGTTGCGACTCTTTCCATCGATGCGCAAACGAATTTGCTGTCGATCACTCCGATTGCAGCGGGCACCACGAAAGTCTCTGTAACAGCAGATGACGGGCACGGACATACTGCAGAAACGAAGTTCATCTTGACGATCAACGAAGCTCCGGCAGCGAACCACGCGCCGACCACCGTCGGTTCACTGGCTGATCAAACCTACACCCTCGGCGACACGGTAGATGCGATTGAAGTTGCAGGTTACTTCCAAGACGAGGACCAAGACGTTCTGCATTATCAAGTGAATTCGGACCACCCGGAAATCGCGACGGCAACGGTCTCTGACAGCGGCCAATTGAGCATCACTCCGGTTGGCGCAGGCACAGCCACGTTTACGTTGACGGCCAGCGACGAAGTGAATGGGAATGCACCGGCGACGTTGACCTTCACCGTGACGGTTAATCCGGCTGTGACCAAGTCGGCATTCATCTCGGAAGCGAACTGGGGCGCAGATTTCAACCAAGCGTTTGAAATCTACAACCCGACGAATGCTCCGATTTCCTTTGACTCGATCCGACTCGTCTGGGACGGCGGTGAATACACGCCGGGCAGCGGCGGTGGTGGTGGCATCCCTGGCTTCGCACCTTCTTCCGTGCCTACCGAAATCCCGGCAGGCGGGACGATGGTGTTCGCCGATGCGTTGGGTGATCAATATGAGAACGCCCCGAACTTCATCCTTGCCTCCTTCGGATTCGACATCGAAACGTTGGACGCATTCCCTGTCTCCCTGTACATTGACGGAGTGCTGGTCGATACGATCTTGTACACTCCGCACCAAACGTTGAAGCGCAACACCTCCACCACACACGGCGAGACGACCTATGACAGCTCGCAATGGACTGTGGCTGGTGAGGCTGACGTTACGGATCTCGGCTCGTTCCCGACGGCACCTTAG
- a CDS encoding MFS transporter yields the protein MNETTIETKHTAEKLWTSPFIVLTLCNLLLFMNLQMVLPALPSYVKGVFHASDVMASLVTTLFALSAIITRLIAGKALQRGKRNLVLFLGLSVALLATLGYAWCGTLAMFLLMRVFYGAGFGMASTTFPTMTSNVVPLKRMGEGMGYYGLSTSLAMSLGPSIGLSLLASGFGSLVTGATVMLALILPMLFLVRSQLRQPAEVAPATPESSKLFDRKILLPFLLNFLLSIVYGGLLSFMALFGKEVGIANVGVFFLVNAVSVVLVRPLSGKIFDKKGHGVLMLPGALLVIAGLLIVSYSTGLGMLAAAALLFGAGLGILQPSFQAWMIKVVTPEQRGMANGMYFNSIDLGVALGALLLGTIAMNTGYAMMYRLATLVMVVFILLYTASQISRKKTSLRTS from the coding sequence TTGAATGAAACTACCATAGAAACCAAACACACCGCAGAAAAACTCTGGACTTCTCCCTTCATCGTCCTCACACTTTGCAACTTGCTGCTGTTCATGAACTTGCAAATGGTCTTGCCCGCGTTGCCGTCGTATGTCAAAGGAGTCTTCCACGCAAGCGACGTGATGGCGTCTCTCGTCACGACGTTGTTTGCTCTCTCCGCCATCATCACCCGTCTGATCGCGGGCAAAGCGTTGCAACGAGGCAAGCGCAATCTCGTGCTGTTCCTCGGATTGAGTGTCGCTTTGCTTGCCACCCTGGGCTATGCTTGGTGCGGAACGCTCGCGATGTTTCTCCTCATGCGCGTCTTCTACGGAGCCGGGTTTGGGATGGCGAGCACGACGTTCCCGACGATGACTTCAAACGTCGTCCCGCTCAAACGCATGGGCGAAGGTATGGGCTACTACGGTCTCTCCACGTCGCTTGCGATGTCACTCGGGCCGTCGATCGGCCTCTCGTTGTTGGCAAGCGGTTTTGGTTCGCTGGTCACGGGGGCGACGGTGATGCTCGCTTTGATTCTGCCGATGCTGTTCCTCGTCAGATCCCAGCTCCGTCAACCGGCCGAAGTCGCACCCGCAACTCCTGAGTCGAGCAAATTGTTCGACCGCAAAATTCTGCTGCCGTTTCTCTTGAACTTTTTACTCTCCATCGTCTACGGCGGTCTGTTGAGTTTCATGGCGCTGTTCGGCAAGGAAGTGGGCATTGCGAACGTCGGGGTGTTTTTCCTCGTCAACGCCGTGTCGGTCGTGTTGGTTCGTCCGCTGTCAGGCAAGATTTTTGATAAAAAAGGCCACGGTGTGCTGATGCTCCCCGGTGCCTTGCTCGTCATCGCCGGACTGCTGATTGTGTCTTACTCCACAGGTCTGGGGATGCTCGCCGCCGCCGCTCTGCTTTTCGGCGCAGGTCTTGGCATCTTGCAACCGTCCTTCCAAGCGTGGATGATCAAAGTCGTCACTCCGGAACAACGCGGGATGGCAAACGGGATGTACTTCAACTCCATCGACCTCGGCGTGGCGCTCGGAGCCCTGTTGCTCGGAACGATCGCGATGAACACGGGGTATGCGATGATGTACCGTCTCGCCACTTTGGTCATGGTCGTGTTCATCCTCCTCTACACCGCAAGCCAAATCTCCAGAAAAAAAACCTCGCTCCGGACTTCGTAG
- a CDS encoding MarR family winged helix-turn-helix transcriptional regulator, whose amino-acid sequence MDASIGFLISQTYRKITQLLTLRLREYDITPEQFSVLFRVCEYDGLNQKELSLRAAKDQPTTARILEALGKKDLIEKQMSPSDRRAFLVFATDKGKALVELTAPIEAQVIADAVQGIDPVHLDLFTQCLSQIRQNVEKHEKE is encoded by the coding sequence ATGGATGCATCGATCGGCTTCCTCATCTCTCAAACGTATCGGAAAATCACCCAATTGCTCACCTTGCGCCTGCGGGAGTACGACATCACGCCGGAGCAGTTTTCGGTTTTGTTTCGCGTCTGCGAGTATGACGGTCTCAACCAAAAGGAACTCTCCCTGCGCGCCGCCAAGGATCAACCCACCACGGCCCGCATCCTCGAAGCCCTCGGCAAAAAAGACCTCATCGAAAAACAAATGAGCCCGTCCGACCGCCGCGCTTTTCTCGTTTTCGCAACCGACAAAGGAAAAGCGCTGGTTGAACTAACCGCGCCCATCGAAGCGCAAGTCATCGCCGACGCCGTGCAGGGCATCGACCCGGTACACCTCGATCTGTTCACACAATGCCTGTCCCAAATCAGACAGAACGTAGAAAAACATGAGAAAGAATAG